The following are from one region of the Hymenobacter sp. YIM 151858-1 genome:
- a CDS encoding exo-beta-N-acetylmuramidase NamZ family protein — protein MANKATEAALGADAPATRPAAATPPAPAGLQVGAARFGEYLPLLQGKRVGVVVNQTSRVGRALLPDTLLAKGVNITAIFGPEHGFRGEAADGATIKDGKDERTGKPVRSLYGATKKPTAEMLQDVDVLVFDIQDVGTRFYTYISTMHYVMEAAAEQGKPVIVLDRPNPNGWYVDGPVLEPQHKSFVGMHPIPVVHGLTVGELAQMINGEKWLAGGKQCQLTVVPVHGYTHATRYALPVRPSPNLPNPHAVAMYATLCLFEGTDVSVGRGTDFPFEVIGAPTQPSTRPFSFTPRPNTGSPTPPQNGKLCYGEDLRNTGNDLGFTLRYLIDYYQKSSAKDKFFGKYFEQLTGTRSVRDMIVAGKSEKEIRQAWEPALGQYKQLRKKYLLYPDFK, from the coding sequence TTGGCAAATAAGGCTACCGAGGCCGCCCTAGGTGCCGATGCCCCGGCCACCCGCCCGGCGGCCGCTACGCCCCCGGCCCCGGCCGGGCTGCAAGTGGGCGCTGCGCGCTTCGGCGAGTACCTGCCCCTGCTGCAAGGCAAGCGCGTGGGCGTAGTGGTAAACCAAACCTCGCGGGTAGGCCGGGCGCTGCTGCCCGATACGCTGCTGGCCAAGGGCGTAAACATCACGGCCATTTTCGGGCCGGAGCACGGTTTCCGGGGCGAAGCGGCCGACGGCGCCACCATTAAGGACGGCAAAGACGAGCGCACCGGCAAACCGGTGCGCAGCCTCTACGGCGCCACCAAAAAGCCCACCGCCGAAATGCTGCAGGACGTGGACGTGCTCGTGTTCGACATTCAGGACGTGGGCACGCGCTTCTACACCTACATCAGCACGATGCACTACGTAATGGAGGCCGCCGCCGAGCAGGGCAAGCCCGTGATTGTGCTCGACCGCCCCAACCCGAACGGCTGGTACGTGGATGGGCCCGTTTTGGAGCCGCAGCACAAATCGTTTGTGGGCATGCACCCCATTCCGGTGGTGCACGGCCTTACCGTGGGCGAGCTGGCCCAAATGATAAACGGCGAAAAGTGGCTGGCCGGCGGCAAGCAGTGCCAGCTTACGGTGGTGCCCGTGCATGGCTACACCCACGCCACGCGCTACGCGCTGCCGGTGCGCCCCTCTCCCAACCTGCCCAACCCGCACGCAGTGGCCATGTACGCCACGCTGTGCTTGTTCGAGGGCACCGATGTGAGCGTGGGCCGCGGCACCGATTTTCCCTTCGAGGTGATTGGCGCGCCCACGCAGCCGAGCACCCGGCCGTTCAGCTTCACGCCCAGGCCCAACACCGGCTCGCCCACGCCGCCCCAAAACGGCAAGCTCTGCTACGGCGAGGATTTGCGCAACACCGGCAACGACCTGGGCTTTACGCTGCGCTACCTCATCGACTACTACCAGAAGAGCTCGGCCAAGGACAAGTTCTTCGGCAAGTACTTTGAGCAGCTGACCGGCACCCGCTCGGTGCGCGACATGATTGTGGCGGGTAAGTCGGAAAAGGAAATCCGGCAGGCCTGGGAGCCGGCCCTAGGTCAGTACAAGCAGCTGCGCAAAAAGTACCTGCTGTACCCGGATTTTAAGTAG
- a CDS encoding ferredoxin--NADP reductase — protein sequence MSTSPYLTLNVVELTRETDDAITIHLERADRQAVACQPGQFLTLIVPCGSGSRPERRSYSLSSTPGEAPRLSVTVKRVAGGLVSNYLLDNVQVGQTMEAMVPMGNFTVQCNPAAARSLVLIGAGSGITPLMSILKAVLQQEPQSQVLLVYGNRNEESVIFKQQLAELEQQYAGRLQVEHVFSQPTKPVAPHQHSGRLNRTMLLRILEKRQQQPAAQAEYYMCGPEGMMSEAKAALELLGVPGSQIFRESFVASADSAETAAAQPGGHGTVSADDSDEIVARKVTVQYEGTDYVLEVPPGKTILETALDQDIDLPYSCQAGLCTACRGKCLSGKVHLDEREGLSDSELKQGYVLVCVGHPLTNDVVIEIG from the coding sequence ATGAGTACAAGTCCGTATCTGACCCTGAACGTTGTCGAGCTCACCCGTGAAACCGACGACGCCATCACCATCCACCTCGAGCGTGCCGACCGCCAGGCCGTGGCTTGCCAGCCCGGGCAGTTCCTAACGCTCATTGTGCCCTGTGGCTCGGGCAGCCGCCCCGAGCGTCGCTCGTACTCGCTCAGCAGCACGCCGGGCGAGGCACCGCGCCTCTCCGTAACCGTTAAGCGCGTAGCCGGTGGCCTCGTGAGCAACTACCTGCTTGATAACGTGCAGGTAGGGCAAACCATGGAGGCCATGGTGCCCATGGGCAACTTCACGGTGCAATGCAACCCCGCCGCGGCCCGCTCGCTGGTGCTCATTGGGGCGGGCTCGGGCATCACGCCGCTTATGTCCATCCTCAAAGCCGTGCTGCAGCAGGAGCCGCAAAGCCAGGTGCTGCTCGTGTACGGCAACCGCAACGAGGAGTCGGTGATTTTCAAGCAGCAGCTGGCCGAGCTGGAACAGCAGTACGCCGGCCGCCTGCAGGTAGAGCACGTGTTCAGCCAGCCCACCAAGCCCGTGGCGCCGCACCAGCACTCGGGCCGCCTCAACCGCACCATGCTGCTGCGCATTCTGGAGAAGCGCCAGCAGCAGCCTGCGGCCCAGGCCGAGTACTACATGTGCGGCCCCGAGGGCATGATGTCGGAAGCCAAAGCAGCGCTGGAGCTGCTGGGCGTACCGGGCAGCCAAATCTTCCGCGAGAGTTTCGTGGCTTCGGCCGATTCGGCCGAAACCGCTGCCGCCCAGCCCGGCGGCCACGGCACCGTTTCGGCCGACGATTCGGATGAAATCGTGGCCCGCAAAGTAACCGTGCAGTACGAGGGTACCGATTACGTGCTGGAAGTGCCGCCCGGCAAAACCATCCTCGAAACCGCCCTCGATCAGGACATCGACCTGCCATACAGCTGCCAGGCCGGCCTGTGCACGGCCTGCCGCGGCAAGTGCCTGTCGGGCAAGGTGCACCTCGACGAGCGCGAGGGCCTGTCCGACTCCGAGCTCAAGCAAGGCTACGTGCTGGTGTGCGTAGGGCACCCGCTCACCAACGACGTGGTTATCGAAATCGGGTAA
- a CDS encoding peptidoglycan DD-metalloendopeptidase family protein has translation MATSLTELLQRHAAEFGPVLPVDLNGADVTRLDFTAGNPRLHGADLRNTESFDELVNQLLAAENARIGVGGYLENRVIYRRSPTLFGDVALPARSLHLGVDVWLPAGTPVLAPLAATVHSLADNDNFGDYGPTVILQHELAGTTFYSLYGHLGRAELVYLQEGQRIAKGEAFATVGPWPENGDWPPHLHFQLMADMQGRRGDFPGVALPEEQEYWAALCPNPNLVLQSRWL, from the coding sequence TTGGCTACTTCCCTAACCGAGCTGCTGCAGCGCCACGCCGCCGAATTCGGCCCCGTACTGCCCGTCGACCTGAACGGCGCCGACGTAACCCGCCTCGATTTTACGGCCGGCAACCCACGGCTGCACGGCGCCGATTTGCGCAATACCGAGTCGTTCGACGAGCTCGTGAACCAGTTGCTGGCCGCTGAAAATGCCCGCATCGGCGTAGGTGGCTACTTGGAAAACCGCGTGATTTACCGGCGCAGCCCTACCCTTTTTGGCGATGTTGCCTTGCCCGCCCGCTCCCTGCACCTAGGGGTGGATGTGTGGCTGCCCGCCGGCACGCCCGTGCTGGCGCCGCTGGCCGCCACCGTGCACAGCCTCGCCGACAACGACAACTTCGGCGACTACGGCCCCACCGTGATATTGCAGCACGAATTGGCGGGCACCACGTTCTACTCGCTCTACGGCCACCTAGGGCGCGCCGAGCTGGTGTATTTGCAGGAGGGCCAGCGTATTGCCAAGGGCGAGGCCTTTGCCACCGTGGGCCCCTGGCCCGAAAACGGCGACTGGCCCCCGCACCTGCACTTTCAGCTGATGGCCGATATGCAAGGCCGCCGCGGCGACTTCCCCGGCGTGGCTTTGCCCGAGGAGCAGGAATACTGGGCCGCGCTCTGCCCCAACCCCAACCTGGTGCTGCAAAGCCGGTGGCTGTAA
- a CDS encoding dihydrofolate reductase yields the protein MIALVVARADNGVIGRDNQLPWHLPADLKHFKQLTSGHPIVMGRRTYESIGKPLPNRRNIVVTRQADWQAEGAEVAHSVLGALELARQTDEDVYVIGGAEIYRQALPAADTVYLTEVHYAAEGDTVLPDFTADTSWRETSRERHGPDEKHAHAFSFVTLQRRR from the coding sequence ATGATTGCACTTGTAGTAGCCCGGGCCGACAACGGCGTAATCGGCCGCGACAACCAACTGCCCTGGCACCTGCCCGCCGACCTCAAGCACTTTAAGCAGCTCACCTCGGGCCACCCCATCGTGATGGGGCGGCGCACGTACGAAAGCATCGGCAAGCCCTTGCCCAACCGCCGCAACATTGTGGTAACGCGCCAGGCCGATTGGCAGGCCGAAGGCGCCGAGGTGGCCCACTCCGTGCTGGGCGCGCTGGAGCTGGCCCGCCAAACCGACGAAGACGTGTACGTAATCGGCGGGGCCGAAATTTACCGCCAGGCCCTGCCCGCGGCCGATACTGTTTACCTCACCGAGGTGCACTACGCCGCCGAGGGCGACACCGTGCTGCCCGACTTCACGGCCGATACCAGCTGGCGCGAAACCAGCCGCGAACGGCACGGGCCCGACGAAAAACACGCCCACGCGTTCAGCTTTGTAACGCTGCAGCGGCGGCGCTAG
- a CDS encoding ABC transporter permease: MNVSRYISQKIEGSDSGSFTSSVTKIAIISIALGLAVMLVSFAILEGFRNEIQAKIFSFGAHLTVSKYDNNNSLEVEPINGAELTRDLRRYPQIKSSQPFARKTAIIKTRDEVLGVVLKGIDEQNGPSPMRQNMLAGKFLSFPDSAASEQILLSRKMADKLRLKVGDDALFYFIQNPPRVRKFVVSGIYQTGLDEFDEVYVIGDIRQVRELNAWADSLVGGYEVVLRDFRQLDPVSDNLYNSLRYDLKLDKITDQYAQLFDWLQLLNRNVIIFLVLIIFVATFNMVATIFIMILERTNMIGILKAIGATDNQIRRMFFFRGLNLTVKGMLWGNVVGLGFCAVQYFFHPIPLDPENYYMDRVPIFWDPRIILLLNAAVFITSQLAVLIPTYLIARIKPVVAIKFD, encoded by the coding sequence GTGAACGTTTCGCGGTACATATCCCAGAAGATTGAAGGCTCCGACTCGGGGTCTTTCACCTCGTCGGTGACCAAGATAGCCATCATCAGCATTGCCCTCGGTTTGGCGGTGATGCTGGTGTCGTTTGCTATTCTGGAAGGCTTCCGCAACGAAATTCAGGCCAAGATATTTTCGTTCGGCGCCCACCTTACCGTCAGCAAGTACGACAACAATAACTCCCTGGAGGTGGAGCCCATCAACGGGGCCGAGCTGACGCGCGACTTGCGGCGGTACCCACAGATTAAATCGTCGCAGCCGTTTGCGCGCAAAACCGCCATCATCAAAACCCGCGACGAGGTGCTGGGCGTGGTGCTGAAGGGCATCGACGAGCAAAACGGCCCCTCGCCCATGCGGCAAAACATGCTGGCGGGCAAGTTCCTGAGCTTCCCCGATTCGGCCGCGTCCGAGCAGATTCTGCTCTCGCGCAAAATGGCCGACAAGCTGCGCCTGAAGGTGGGCGACGATGCCCTGTTTTACTTTATCCAGAATCCACCTAGGGTACGCAAGTTCGTGGTGTCGGGCATCTACCAAACCGGCCTCGACGAGTTCGACGAGGTGTACGTAATCGGCGACATCCGGCAGGTGCGCGAGCTGAATGCCTGGGCCGACTCGCTGGTGGGCGGCTACGAGGTGGTGCTACGCGACTTCCGCCAGCTCGACCCCGTATCGGACAACCTCTACAACTCGCTGCGCTACGACCTCAAGCTCGATAAGATTACCGATCAGTACGCCCAGCTCTTCGACTGGCTGCAGCTGCTCAACCGCAACGTTATCATCTTCCTGGTGCTGATCATCTTCGTGGCGACCTTTAACATGGTGGCTACGATATTCATCATGATTCTGGAGCGCACCAACATGATCGGTATCCTGAAAGCCATCGGCGCTACCGACAATCAGATTCGGCGGATGTTCTTCTTCCGCGGCCTCAACCTTACCGTGAAGGGTATGCTATGGGGCAACGTGGTGGGCCTGGGCTTTTGCGCGGTGCAGTACTTTTTCCACCCCATCCCGCTCGACCCCGAGAACTACTACATGGACCGCGTGCCCATCTTCTGGGACCCGCGCATCATTCTGCTGCTCAACGCGGCCGTGTTCATCACCTCGCAGCTGGCCGTGCTCATCCCCACGTACCTCATTGCCCGCATCAAGCCGGTAGTGGCTATCAAGTTCGATTAA
- the fmt gene encoding methionyl-tRNA formyltransferase, which yields MLRIVFMGTPDFAVPTLEALHGWPGCQVVAVITAPDKPAGRGQKLNESAVKQVAVQLGLPVLQPTNLKSPEFQEELRSYAADLQVIVAFRMLPEAVWNMPRLGSINIHASLLPQYRGAAPINWALIQGEQVTGVTSFFLRHEIDTGDLIYQDEVAIAPDDDFGTLYGKLKQAGAALALRTVQAIAAGTAPSTPQPDRGDLRPAPKLQKETGRLDFNQPAEALVNLVRGLSPIPTAFTNLPDGRGLKVFRAQALPGAPTAETPLGAWLTDGRSHLRVQTADGQLDLLDVQLEGKKRMPVGDFLRGFKLEMRKEE from the coding sequence ATGCTCCGAATAGTTTTCATGGGCACGCCCGATTTTGCGGTGCCTACGCTCGAAGCCCTGCACGGCTGGCCGGGCTGCCAGGTGGTGGCCGTGATTACGGCGCCCGATAAGCCCGCCGGCCGCGGCCAGAAGCTCAACGAATCGGCCGTGAAGCAGGTGGCCGTGCAGCTGGGTTTGCCCGTGCTGCAGCCTACCAACCTCAAGTCGCCGGAGTTTCAGGAAGAGCTGCGCAGCTACGCAGCCGATTTGCAGGTGATTGTGGCCTTCCGGATGCTGCCCGAAGCGGTTTGGAACATGCCGCGGCTGGGGTCTATCAACATCCACGCCTCGTTGTTGCCGCAATACCGCGGCGCGGCGCCCATCAACTGGGCCCTCATTCAGGGCGAGCAGGTTACGGGCGTAACGTCGTTTTTCCTGCGGCACGAAATCGACACCGGCGACCTGATTTACCAGGACGAAGTGGCCATTGCGCCCGACGACGATTTCGGCACGCTGTACGGCAAGCTGAAGCAAGCCGGTGCCGCCCTGGCGCTGCGCACCGTACAGGCCATTGCCGCCGGCACGGCCCCCAGCACGCCCCAACCCGACCGCGGCGACCTGCGCCCGGCGCCCAAGCTGCAAAAGGAAACCGGCCGCCTCGATTTCAACCAACCGGCCGAAGCACTGGTGAACCTGGTGCGGGGCCTCTCGCCCATTCCAACGGCGTTTACCAACCTGCCCGATGGCCGCGGCCTGAAGGTGTTTCGGGCGCAGGCCCTGCCGGGCGCCCCCACCGCCGAAACGCCCCTAGGTGCTTGGCTTACCGACGGCCGCAGCCACCTGCGCGTACAAACCGCCGACGGCCAACTCGACCTGCTCGACGTGCAGCTCGAAGGCAAAAAGCGCATGCCCGTGGGCGACTTCCTGCGCGGCTTTAAGCTGGAAATGAGGAAGGAGGAATGA
- a CDS encoding putative type IX secretion system sortase PorU2, translating into MNNLYAPRLWRWSMLLVMLVLGAAQSTLAQSRQYGNEWIDHNKTYYKIKIIKDGLYRLDQAYLSRLGLSGVEPRRLQLWRRGQEVAMYGGGNQTQLDATTYLEFYGQRNDGKLDRDMYKTAAEQPHQLYSLFTDTAAYFLTWSANSAGKRMAEPAATASGSHGNWLQPRLLLDNGDYHYGQTDAQVAFMPWADSGEGFLSGAIGRDNFTSFTYQLDGIGRRSAQGAMPWVEVLLVGASPSIHNTLVSAVAGGNGAERLLTATPVNYGPYAVRRVRYQLQRSDIGANGRVGIKVAVSNPAAPFADKFRVGYIRVVHPQTATWQAGQAALQVFNDSTLAGPASYQLDSIPASVIGYDVTDPANVQRIAGAAGAGNARVFTFPSAVGRTRQLLLADAAQPEVPMPAVRVRFRPISPGSHNFLIVSSGALMRSVGNVANPVREYANYRASNAGGRYDTLVVTSDLLYDQFHYGERSPLAVRRFAQYMLTAPVANRYLLLLGKGVMITEGWGGTFYRKASTAARATFPDLVPASTRGGSDIFFTADWQNDSYFPRIPTGRLAAQTPTDVLSYLNKLKEHEALGVEPWRKNVLHLGGGIRQNEFDQFHGYLRRYQSRAEAPLFGANVENIFRSNLGPYPVEVDLSPQLNKGVSLITYFGHASNSYLDLNPKDITVASNGYANKGKYPVFMAFGCAVGNNYTPYGSISESWVLVPEKGAIGFLADSDFGIDQELNDYADRLYQLMFNDPQWYGKPLTVIQTEVNKRLMAIPQYTNSRYAVSMLMNTTWQGDPAVSLYAPEKPDYAANSAQVLPLDPGPVLASSQRFKLQIAASNFGKFTSDEVKVTVERQVGSTITRTSKTFAGWRNNQVLDFELTNTGNVFGLNTFTVRLDDPNAIDELNENNNSVTTTFNFLQGGVTALNPHNFAIVGKQNVRLVAQSNLPQAQPRTFEFQLDTVATFNSPFVRSTTVQATDVVEWRPNLPAPTAPRDSVVYYWRVRFGANQGLDESWATNSFRYIGNSPGGWSQSHYGQMASNQKTGLTQDAPSGRWQFEERTRPVLLKTAGGGSGGNTFRPGYGVLTDNISTQTDNCGSIRSGTPNIIAAVYDGRTLQQLGNLGSGYLLCGQNGAPLYHFYADGSNNINTASGQAKLLQFLRDVPAGHYVALVSMNTVRFGSMDAALKDELEALGSRLIKQAQDGDPLVMMLRKGFPAQAQERTFDAGSTTPRQSQEISLGATVSARTGTGTVVSTRIGPAQQWQTLHHTIKKQEATDAYTLRLVGYDAQNNRTVLVPSVTNLAYSLAGVSAQQYPYLQLEAVLTDSVNRTAPQLKQWLVTYTPLPEGVVRRDHPTLPANVYAPAKLSADAASSGFLDIPVKFENVSAVDFPERLWAKATVRETAANGQSKEVELQSARVLKADSVATYVFRLDVRTFKGEGAVRIQVNSRQVPEQYYFNNELNLSFQSPNTSVPPVVDVAFDGVHILNGDIVSARPEILVDVKYEDKRRPIDDPSKVQVFLTRPNQAPQQVSMTDASLIRFVPDAASGRTRVYYTPGLLADGVYKLEVQARDMADNQAGAQRYAVNFEVINTSSITNIFPYPNPVTSRARFVFTLTGSELPRNMKIQILTISGKVVREIMQAELGPLHIGNNITEYAWDGTDQYGDKLANGTYLYRVVMDDPQNKFEHRTTNSKAEQAFKKGWGKLVLLR; encoded by the coding sequence ATGAACAACCTATACGCACCCCGCTTGTGGCGGTGGAGCATGTTGCTGGTGATGTTGGTGCTGGGGGCAGCCCAGTCGACGCTGGCCCAATCGCGGCAATACGGCAACGAGTGGATCGACCACAACAAGACGTATTACAAGATCAAGATTATCAAGGACGGCCTCTACCGCCTCGATCAGGCCTACCTCTCGCGGCTGGGCCTGAGCGGCGTGGAGCCCCGGCGCCTGCAGCTGTGGCGCCGCGGGCAGGAGGTGGCTATGTACGGCGGGGGCAACCAGACCCAGCTCGACGCCACCACCTACCTCGAGTTTTACGGCCAGCGCAACGACGGCAAGCTCGACCGCGACATGTACAAAACGGCCGCCGAGCAGCCACACCAGCTCTACAGCCTGTTTACCGACACGGCCGCTTACTTCCTGACGTGGTCGGCCAATTCGGCCGGTAAGCGCATGGCCGAGCCCGCTGCCACGGCCAGCGGCAGCCACGGCAACTGGCTGCAGCCGCGCCTGCTGCTCGACAACGGCGACTACCACTACGGCCAAACCGATGCGCAAGTGGCCTTTATGCCCTGGGCTGATAGCGGCGAGGGTTTCTTAAGCGGTGCTATCGGCAGGGATAATTTCACCAGCTTCACGTATCAGCTCGACGGCATTGGCCGCCGTTCGGCCCAGGGCGCTATGCCTTGGGTAGAAGTGTTGCTGGTAGGGGCTTCGCCCTCGATCCACAACACCCTTGTATCGGCCGTGGCCGGTGGCAACGGCGCCGAACGTTTGCTTACGGCTACACCAGTTAATTACGGCCCCTATGCCGTGCGCCGGGTGCGGTACCAGCTGCAGCGCAGCGACATTGGAGCCAACGGCCGGGTAGGCATCAAAGTGGCGGTGAGCAACCCCGCCGCCCCTTTTGCCGACAAGTTTCGGGTAGGCTACATCCGGGTGGTGCACCCCCAAACGGCCACGTGGCAGGCAGGGCAGGCGGCGCTGCAGGTCTTCAACGACTCTACCCTGGCCGGGCCCGCCAGCTACCAGCTTGATAGTATTCCGGCTTCGGTAATCGGGTACGACGTAACCGATCCGGCCAACGTGCAGCGCATCGCTGGCGCAGCCGGAGCCGGTAATGCGCGCGTGTTCACGTTCCCCTCGGCCGTTGGCCGCACGCGCCAGCTGTTGCTGGCCGATGCCGCGCAGCCCGAGGTGCCCATGCCCGCCGTGCGCGTGCGGTTCCGGCCCATTTCGCCGGGTTCGCACAACTTCCTGATTGTAAGCAGCGGTGCCCTGATGCGCTCGGTGGGCAACGTGGCTAACCCCGTGCGCGAATACGCCAACTACCGCGCCTCCAACGCCGGCGGCCGCTACGATACCCTGGTGGTAACCAGCGACCTGCTCTACGACCAGTTTCACTACGGCGAACGGTCGCCGCTGGCGGTGCGGCGCTTTGCGCAGTACATGCTCACGGCGCCGGTGGCCAACCGCTACCTGTTGCTGCTGGGCAAGGGCGTAATGATTACCGAAGGCTGGGGCGGCACCTTCTACCGCAAAGCCTCCACGGCTGCCCGCGCCACGTTCCCCGATCTGGTACCGGCCAGTACCCGCGGCGGTTCCGATATCTTCTTCACGGCCGACTGGCAGAACGACTCCTACTTCCCGAGAATACCTACCGGGCGCCTGGCCGCCCAAACGCCCACCGATGTGCTCAGCTACCTCAACAAGCTGAAGGAGCACGAGGCCCTGGGCGTTGAGCCCTGGCGCAAGAACGTGCTGCACCTAGGGGGCGGCATCCGCCAGAACGAGTTCGATCAGTTTCACGGATACCTGCGCCGCTACCAAAGCCGCGCCGAGGCGCCGCTGTTCGGGGCCAACGTCGAAAACATCTTCCGCAGCAACCTAGGGCCTTACCCGGTTGAAGTGGACTTGTCGCCGCAACTCAACAAAGGCGTGTCGCTGATTACTTATTTCGGCCACGCCTCCAATAGCTACCTCGACCTGAATCCCAAAGACATTACCGTAGCCAGCAACGGCTACGCCAACAAGGGCAAGTACCCCGTGTTTATGGCATTCGGTTGCGCTGTGGGCAACAACTACACGCCCTACGGCTCCATTAGCGAATCGTGGGTGCTGGTGCCCGAAAAAGGTGCTATCGGCTTTCTGGCCGACTCCGACTTTGGTATCGATCAGGAGCTGAACGACTACGCCGACCGCCTGTACCAGCTGATGTTTAACGACCCGCAATGGTACGGCAAGCCGCTAACGGTGATTCAGACCGAGGTGAACAAGCGCCTGATGGCTATTCCGCAGTACACCAACAGCCGCTACGCGGTGAGCATGCTGATGAACACCACGTGGCAGGGCGACCCGGCCGTGTCGTTGTACGCGCCCGAAAAGCCCGACTACGCTGCCAACAGCGCGCAGGTGCTGCCGCTCGACCCCGGCCCGGTGCTGGCCTCGTCGCAGCGCTTTAAGCTGCAGATTGCTGCCAGCAACTTCGGCAAATTCACTTCCGACGAGGTAAAGGTGACGGTGGAGCGCCAGGTAGGCAGCACCATCACGCGCACCTCCAAAACGTTTGCTGGCTGGCGCAACAACCAGGTGCTCGATTTTGAGCTGACCAACACCGGCAACGTGTTTGGCCTGAACACCTTTACGGTGCGCCTCGACGACCCGAACGCTATCGACGAGCTCAACGAAAACAACAATTCCGTTACCACCACCTTCAACTTTTTGCAGGGCGGCGTAACGGCGCTCAACCCCCACAACTTCGCCATTGTGGGCAAGCAAAACGTGCGCCTGGTGGCCCAAAGCAACCTGCCGCAAGCCCAGCCGCGCACCTTCGAGTTTCAGCTCGATACGGTGGCCACGTTCAACTCGCCCTTCGTGCGCAGCACCACGGTGCAGGCCACCGATGTGGTGGAGTGGCGCCCCAACCTGCCGGCGCCCACTGCCCCGCGCGACTCGGTGGTGTACTACTGGCGCGTGCGCTTCGGGGCCAACCAGGGGCTCGATGAAAGCTGGGCCACCAACTCGTTCCGCTACATCGGCAACAGCCCCGGCGGGTGGTCGCAAAGCCACTACGGGCAAATGGCCTCGAACCAGAAAACCGGCCTGACGCAGGACGCGCCCTCGGGCCGCTGGCAGTTTGAGGAGCGTACGCGGCCGGTGCTGCTGAAAACCGCCGGTGGCGGCAGCGGCGGCAACACGTTCCGCCCCGGCTACGGCGTGCTCACCGATAATATCTCGACCCAAACCGACAACTGCGGCTCCATCCGCTCGGGCACGCCCAACATCATTGCCGCCGTGTACGATGGCCGCACGCTGCAGCAGCTCGGCAACCTAGGCTCGGGCTACCTGCTGTGCGGCCAGAATGGGGCTCCGCTGTACCACTTCTACGCCGATGGCAGCAACAACATCAACACCGCCAGCGGGCAGGCCAAGCTGCTGCAGTTTCTGCGCGATGTGCCGGCCGGCCACTATGTGGCGTTGGTGAGCATGAACACCGTGCGCTTCGGCAGCATGGATGCCGCCCTCAAAGACGAGCTGGAGGCCCTAGGTTCGCGCCTCATCAAGCAAGCCCAGGACGGCGACCCGCTGGTGATGATGCTGCGCAAGGGCTTCCCGGCCCAGGCGCAGGAGCGCACCTTCGATGCCGGCAGCACCACGCCGCGCCAAAGCCAGGAAATCAGCCTGGGCGCTACCGTGAGTGCCCGCACAGGCACCGGCACGGTGGTGAGCACGCGCATTGGCCCGGCCCAGCAATGGCAAACGCTTCACCACACCATCAAGAAGCAGGAAGCTACCGACGCCTACACGCTGCGCCTGGTGGGCTACGATGCCCAGAACAACCGCACGGTACTGGTGCCAAGCGTTACCAACCTGGCATATTCGCTGGCGGGCGTAAGCGCCCAGCAGTACCCGTATCTGCAGCTCGAAGCCGTGCTGACCGATAGCGTAAACCGCACGGCCCCGCAGCTCAAGCAATGGCTGGTAACCTACACGCCGCTGCCCGAAGGCGTGGTGCGCCGCGACCACCCCACGCTGCCCGCCAACGTGTACGCCCCGGCCAAGCTGAGTGCCGACGCCGCCAGCTCGGGCTTCCTCGATATTCCGGTGAAGTTTGAGAACGTATCGGCCGTGGATTTTCCGGAGCGCCTGTGGGCCAAAGCCACCGTGCGCGAAACGGCCGCCAACGGCCAGAGCAAAGAGGTGGAGCTGCAATCGGCGCGCGTGCTGAAAGCCGACTCGGTGGCTACTTACGTGTTCCGCCTCGATGTGCGCACGTTTAAAGGCGAAGGCGCCGTGCGCATTCAGGTGAACTCGCGCCAGGTGCCCGAGCAGTACTACTTCAACAACGAGCTGAACCTGAGCTTCCAGTCGCCCAACACGTCGGTGCCGCCGGTGGTAGATGTGGCTTTCGATGGCGTGCACATCCTCAACGGCGACATCGTATCGGCGCGGCCCGAAATCCTGGTTGACGTGAAGTACGAGGACAAGCGCCGCCCCATCGACGACCCAAGCAAGGTGCAGGTATTCCTGACGCGCCCCAACCAGGCCCCGCAGCAGGTGTCGATGACGGATGCTTCGCTGATTCGCTTTGTGCCCGATGCCGCTTCGGGCCGCACGCGCGTGTACTACACTCCCGGCCTGCTGGCCGATGGCGTGTACAAGCTGGAGGTGCAGGCCCGCGACATGGCCGATAACCAGGCCGGGGCGCAGCGCTACGCGGTGAATTTCGAGGTAATCAATACGTCGAGCATCACCAACATCTTCCCGTACCCGAACCCGGTTACCAGCCGGGCGCGCTTTGTGTTCACGCTCACGGGCAGCGAGCTGCCGCGCAACATGAAGATTCAGATCCTGACCATTTCGGGTAAGGTAGTGCGCGAAATCATGCAGGCCGAGCTGGGCCCGCTGCACATCGGCAACAACATCACGGAGTACGCCTGGGACGGCACCGACCAGTACGGCGACAAGCTGGCCAATGGCACCTACCTCTACCGCGTGGTGATGGACGACCCCCAGAACAAATTTGAGCACCGCACTACCAACTCCAAGGCCGAGCAAGCCTTCAAGAAGGGGTGGGGCAAGCTGGTGCTGTTGCGCTAA